Genomic segment of Halopelagius inordinatus:
GAGACTCCTCGTCGTTGCCGACGGTGACGGTGACGAGGCTCTGGAAGTCCTCGGACTGGCGGGTTTTCGACTCGGTCACCTCGATGCCGCGCTCTTCGGCTATCTTCGGCGCGTTGACGGCGTTGACCTGCCATTCGAGCGGTTCGAAGACGCCCTTGAGCGCGGAGGCGGTGACGAGGTCTACCTCCTCGTCTGCGATGTCGCCCTCGTAGGAGACTTCGACCGAGGAGATGCGGCCGTCGAGCAACTGCGCGCCGATTTTCCCCGCCGTGTCCGCCAGTTCGATGTACGGCCGGATGCGCGGGAACGCGCTCTCGTCCACCGAGGGGGCGTTGAGCGCGTTCATCACGGGCTCCTCGTTGAACGCGGCGTCTATCTGGTCCGCGATGGAGGTGGCGACGTTCTCTTGGGCCGCCGAGGTGGACGCGCCGAGGTGCGGCGTGACCACGACGTCTTCGACGGACAAAAGCGGGTTGTCCGGCGAGACGGGTTCGTCGGCGAACACGTCTATCGCCGCGCCGTCGAGCGTTCCGTCCTCGACTGCGGCGGCGAGTGCGTCCTCGTCCACGACGCCGCCGCGGGCACAGTTGACGAGGTAGCCGTCGCCCATCAGTTCGAGTTCCTCGGTCGAGATGAGGTCTTCCGTCTCCGGCGTAAGCGGCGTGTGGACCGTCAGGAAGTCGGCGCGTTCGAGACAGTCCTCGAACTCGACGAGTTCCGCGCCGAGGCGGTCGGCGCGTTCTTGACTGATGTAGGGGTCGTACGCGACGAGGTCCATCCCGAGACCGTCGAGACGTTTCGCCACCTCTTGGCCGACGCGGCCGAGGCCGACGATACCGAGCGTCTTGCCGTTCAGTTCCGTCCCGAGGTAGTCGCCCTTCGCCCACTCGCCGCCCTTCAGACGGGCGTGCGCTTGCGGGATAGAGCGCGCGGCGGCGAACGCCATCGCGACGGTGTGTTCGGAGGCGGCCCGGACGTTCCCCTCCGGCGCGTTCGCGACGACGACGCCGTGGTCCGTCGCGGCGTCGATATCGATGTTGTCGACGCCGATGCCCGCGCGCCCGACGATGACGAGGTTCGGCGCGGCCTCGAACACCGCTTCGTTCACTTCCGTCCCCGACCGGACGACGAGTGCGTTCGCGTCCGAGACCGCTTCGAGAAGTGCGTCGCCCTCTACGTCGTAGTCGGTCACGACCTCGTGGCCCGCCTCGCGGAGTCGTCCTAACCCCGCGTCGGCGATTGGGTCCGTGACGAGAACCTTCATGCGCGTATGTTCCTTGGACTCCGGATAAGGGTTTCTTCGGCGGCCGATATGGCTAATAGAGGGTTGTTAGCGCGTAACACACAAGGTCGCCGTTCGGGAGGACGGAGCGGTGCGGACCGGTTTCCCCGGTTGCGGGCGGCAACGCGGATGGATGGTTTCAAACCGTCCGAGGATGACGGTCGGATATGCGACTCATCGCCTTCGACTTCGACGGAACGCTCTCGGACTCGGAGATGACCGTCCTCCTCGGCAAGCGAGAGAACGTGGCGGCGGAGATGGCCGACATCACCGAACGCGCCATGAACGACGAGATATCCTACGCGCAGAGTCTCCGCAAGCGCGCCTCTCTGCTGAAGGGCCTCGAAATCGAGGACGCGGAGGAGGCGTACGGCGAGGTCACCCTCAGACCCGGCGCGGCGGACCTCATCGCTCGCCTGCGCGACGCCGGTCACCACGTCGCTATCCTTACCGGCGGCTTCGAACGCGGCGTCGAACGCGCCTTAGAGAAGGAAGGCGTCGAGGTGGACTCCATCGTCGCCAACCGACTCCCGGTCGAACGCGACCGACTGACCGGCGACGTGGAGGGACCCCTCATCGAGGGGACGAAAGACGACGCGCTCGAATCGCTCGCGGACGAACTCGGCGTGAAACTGTCGCACACCGTCGCCGTCGGCGACGGCGCGAACGACCTGCCGATGCTCGAAGTCGCCGGACTCGCCGTCGGATTCGAACCGAAAGACGCCGTCCGCCCCGCCTGCGACGACGTCGTCTCCACGATGTACGAACTCCGCGACCTGTTGGCCGAACGCGCCATCGTCAAGAAATCCGACTGAACCGGACTCGCGTTCTCTCTGCCTCTCGAAGTTTCTCGCGACTTCTTTCGCTATCGGTTTCGAGTCCGCGGGCGTCTCGGCCGCGAAAAGAGTTTCGTCGGCCTCCGAACGCGCCGCGTCCGGGGCGTCGAACCCGTCGTCGGATGCGACGGGAGCGTCTCTGTTCTTCGGTGACGACTACCGGCCGGAGCGACGGTGGCGGTAAAACGGAGTTACGTTCGCAGGAAGGTCAAAAGCGCGTTCAGCGGCGACTGCGCGGCGGTTCCGAGCGCCGGACCGTCGCCCCGCCGAACCGACCCGCTCTGCGTCCGGCGACCTTCGGGAACGCCACCGATTTCGCCGTCGTTCGCGTCCGTGACGGGCCATCCGCTCAGTCTGCTTCCGAGGAAGTTTCGTTCTTTCTTCGGTCCTCTCATAGTGATTCTACCTAGCCTCCGGACACGGAAATATGTTGCACTTCTGATATATTGTCATCAACGTTCGAGGAGGATACTGATAGACGATCAACGATAGCGGCCGCCGAAGAAAGGCGGAAGAGAACCTAAACCGGCCACTATCGTGCCCCGTCCGCGGACGGGAACGACGCGTCGGAGACCGCCCGAAGAGCGCTTTCGACTCGGGGGCGAATCGGCGCTCCGACGTTCGGCCGCCAGCCGTCTCCTTTTCGGTCGCCCGTCTCGCTCTCGGCTTACCCGTAGCGCTCTCCGAGGTCGTTCGCCGTCAGAATCGCGTCCCGGACCATCGCCGGTTCGACCGGGAACGGTTCGTTGTGGATGGTCTCGTCGTCGTCGCAGGCCGCGTTCGCCACCTCGTCGAGTTGGTCTCGCGTCGGGTTCTCGACGCCGATGTCCGAGAGCGTCACCGGGAGGCCGACGTCGACGGAGAACTCGATTATCTCTCGGACGAACGCGTCGTCTCTGCCCTCTAACACGAGTTGCGAGAGCGTTCCGATGTTCACCTTCTCGCCGTGCGTCGCGTCGTGCGTCTCTTCGAGTTGCGTCAGTCCGTTGTGTATCGAGTGCGCCGCCGCGAGGCCGCCGCTCTCGAATCCGAGACCGCTCAACAGCGTGTTCGCCTCGGTGACCGCCTCGACGCTCTCTGTGACCGCGCCGTTCTCCACCGCGCGAACCGACGAGACGGCGTGGTCTCTGAGCGTGTCGTAGCAGAGTTCCGCAAGCGCGTGCGCCGCCCGCGTCGATTCCCCGCCGAAGATGTTCTGCCCGTGAGACCGGTAGGTCGCGTCGGCCTCGAACCACGTCGCGAGGGCGTCCGCGACGCCCGAACGGAACAGTCGAGTCGGGCCGTCGGCGACGACTGCCGTATCCACGAGGACGAGTTCCGGGTGGTTCGAGTAGAACTGGTACTCCTCGAACTCGCCGTGTTCCGTGTAGATGACCGA
This window contains:
- the serA gene encoding phosphoglycerate dehydrogenase, whose translation is MKVLVTDPIADAGLGRLREAGHEVVTDYDVEGDALLEAVSDANALVVRSGTEVNEAVFEAAPNLVIVGRAGIGVDNIDIDAATDHGVVVANAPEGNVRAASEHTVAMAFAAARSIPQAHARLKGGEWAKGDYLGTELNGKTLGIVGLGRVGQEVAKRLDGLGMDLVAYDPYISQERADRLGAELVEFEDCLERADFLTVHTPLTPETEDLISTEELELMGDGYLVNCARGGVVDEDALAAAVEDGTLDGAAIDVFADEPVSPDNPLLSVEDVVVTPHLGASTSAAQENVATSIADQIDAAFNEEPVMNALNAPSVDESAFPRIRPYIELADTAGKIGAQLLDGRISSVEVSYEGDIADEEVDLVTASALKGVFEPLEWQVNAVNAPKIAEERGIEVTESKTRQSEDFQSLVTVTVGNDEESLSVCGTQFAGDDPRIVRIDGYRVDAIPHGRMLVARNYDKPGVIGFIGTVLGDNDVNIAGMFNARRADEGGEALTVYNLDNHVPDEVREELLADDRIIDVKYLTLNGTDE
- the serB gene encoding phosphoserine phosphatase SerB, with the protein product MRLIAFDFDGTLSDSEMTVLLGKRENVAAEMADITERAMNDEISYAQSLRKRASLLKGLEIEDAEEAYGEVTLRPGAADLIARLRDAGHHVAILTGGFERGVERALEKEGVEVDSIVANRLPVERDRLTGDVEGPLIEGTKDDALESLADELGVKLSHTVAVGDGANDLPMLEVAGLAVGFEPKDAVRPACDDVVSTMYELRDLLAERAIVKKSD
- a CDS encoding glycerol dehydrogenase, whose translation is MSLIFESPSDYVQGRGVAEEIGTHAGQLGERAVLLADDVVLDIVGETVTESLEAAEVGAETVEFGGEASKTEIERVTDAAEEAGADIVVGAGGGKALDTAKAVRENLDIAMVSMPTVASTDAPTSSLSVIYTEHGEFEEYQFYSNHPELVLVDTAVVADGPTRLFRSGVADALATWFEADATYRSHGQNIFGGESTRAAHALAELCYDTLRDHAVSSVRAVENGAVTESVEAVTEANTLLSGLGFESGGLAAAHSIHNGLTQLEETHDATHGEKVNIGTLSQLVLEGRDDAFVREIIEFSVDVGLPVTLSDIGVENPTRDQLDEVANAACDDDETIHNEPFPVEPAMVRDAILTANDLGERYG